In one Drosophila albomicans strain 15112-1751.03 chromosome X, ASM965048v2, whole genome shotgun sequence genomic region, the following are encoded:
- the LOC127566401 gene encoding GTPase Obg-like translates to MSTLSDYLIRLLHRTKSVFLELFGQRKRSGAEGIEIEAIELEQVRAADVESSSQFNIDMEKEKEMELEMQQLHGKQQPQLNEDADDDDDDDDDSDDSSNEVEYYSFDPIVREL, encoded by the coding sequence ATGTCGACACTATCTGACTATTTAATACGATTGCTGCATCGCACAAAATCGGTCTTCTTGGAGTTATTCGGACAACGTAAACGTTCCGGGGCAGAAGGCATCGAAATCGAGGCCATCGAATTGGAGCAAGTGAGGGCCGCAGATGTTGAGTCGAGTTCACAGTTCAATATTGATatggagaaggagaaggagatgGAGCTGGAGATGCAACAGCTGCATGGgaagcagcaaccacaactgAACGAGgacgctgatgatgatgatgatgatgatgacgactcGGACGATTCATCAAACGAGGTTGAATACTATAGCTTTGATCCCATAGTACGCGAGTTGTAG